The Methylomicrobium agile genome has a segment encoding these proteins:
- a CDS encoding M48 family metallopeptidase, translated as MPVRRTGAPLRLLLSAAAAVFASAAAAVPCPEQQAAIDASLQRIYNEWPLRASSDHPSRYVQNLASRLAADSGRPELMHWKVALVRNLAPNAFSIGNGYAFVTDGALRFVLNESELAAILAHELGHELAGHFCAPKTTTGSGGLFDLFSRPEPEPNRIGVGSLTQVIDPSKEREADDIALSLLWSAGFNPRALLDMALRLPANGPLHYLNAERVRFLERAVLRFPPAKAVSSNEFFAVKRSLETE; from the coding sequence ATGCCCGTGCGCAGAACCGGCGCTCCGCTTCGATTGCTGCTGTCCGCCGCTGCAGCGGTCTTCGCTTCCGCCGCGGCGGCCGTTCCTTGCCCAGAGCAGCAGGCCGCAATCGACGCCTCGTTACAGCGCATCTACAACGAGTGGCCGTTGCGCGCGAGTAGCGATCATCCGTCTCGCTATGTGCAAAACCTCGCTTCGAGGCTCGCTGCTGACAGCGGACGTCCCGAGCTGATGCACTGGAAGGTTGCTCTGGTCAGAAATCTGGCGCCGAATGCGTTCTCGATCGGCAACGGCTACGCGTTCGTGACTGACGGCGCGCTTCGCTTCGTTCTGAATGAATCGGAACTGGCCGCGATATTGGCGCATGAACTCGGCCACGAATTGGCCGGCCATTTTTGCGCGCCCAAAACGACGACCGGTTCCGGCGGTCTGTTCGATCTGTTTTCGCGCCCGGAACCCGAACCCAACCGCATTGGTGTCGGTTCATTGACGCAGGTGATTGACCCGTCCAAAGAACGCGAGGCCGATGACATCGCCTTGTCGTTGCTCTGGTCGGCCGGTTTCAATCCCCGCGCTTTGCTGGACATGGCGCTGCGATTGCCGGCAAACGGCCCTTTGCATTATTTGAATGCGGAGCGAGTCCGCTTTCTCGAACGGGCGGTGCTTCGCTTTCCGCCGGCCAAAGCAGTAAGCTCGAACGAATTTTTTGCGGTCAAACGCAGCCTGGAAACCGAATAG
- a CDS encoding vWA domain-containing protein, giving the protein MIQALRKKTLISSFKTARGRLLLTGFATLLASLASMPASALGFSDPGGYGLKIYRVNSGLYPYVQVYFRTFDQEQNPLVNLNAMNIGLMVKGRAYDPMKRQYNIGSIRQRQEATRSVLILDASKSMTGAPFLAAQKAATRYIDSKRPQDEVAILSIRDTKTGYDIVSDFERDPGALGRRLFEVVPDGNRSRIYDTIGAAMQMCGMSAQGSVTPGIENYIISCSIVVFSDGYDEGSAISREELNGRITALGIPVPIYSLAYSKKSREHFKNLESLSKNSFGIYYLIGEAIDEMQKTVERIQNILQSDYVLTFRSVVEVDGEEHAIKVGVEYPTGSGKFYYESAKMEAIQPPPVPAVLQQIQVLDGYFPALPEGMAPYMEKPAEALAAPPAQIPAAPAPQGTQAQNAKEL; this is encoded by the coding sequence ATGATACAAGCGCTACGAAAAAAGACGTTAATTTCATCGTTCAAAACTGCCCGAGGCAGGCTGCTGCTCACGGGTTTCGCCACCCTGTTGGCGAGCTTGGCATCGATGCCGGCGTCCGCGCTGGGTTTTTCGGATCCCGGCGGCTATGGCCTGAAGATTTACCGGGTCAACTCGGGCTTGTATCCCTATGTCCAGGTGTATTTCCGCACCTTCGATCAAGAACAGAACCCCTTGGTCAATTTGAACGCGATGAACATCGGTCTGATGGTTAAAGGCAGGGCCTACGATCCGATGAAGCGTCAATATAACATCGGTTCGATCCGCCAACGCCAGGAGGCAACGCGCTCGGTCTTGATCCTCGATGCGAGCAAGTCGATGACTGGCGCGCCATTCTTGGCCGCGCAAAAAGCCGCGACCCGCTATATCGACAGCAAGCGTCCACAGGACGAAGTCGCGATCTTATCGATTCGGGACACGAAAACCGGCTATGACATCGTTTCCGATTTCGAAAGAGACCCCGGCGCGCTTGGCCGGCGTCTTTTCGAGGTAGTGCCGGACGGCAATCGCAGCCGAATCTACGATACGATCGGGGCCGCGATGCAAATGTGCGGGATGTCCGCGCAAGGATCGGTGACGCCCGGCATAGAAAATTACATCATTTCCTGCTCGATCGTGGTGTTCTCGGACGGCTACGATGAAGGCAGCGCCATTTCGCGCGAGGAACTGAACGGCCGCATCACCGCGCTCGGCATTCCGGTACCGATTTATTCACTCGCCTATTCGAAAAAAAGCCGCGAGCATTTTAAAAACCTCGAATCGCTGTCGAAGAATTCATTCGGCATTTACTATTTGATTGGCGAGGCAATCGATGAAATGCAAAAAACCGTTGAGCGGATCCAAAATATCCTGCAAAGCGATTACGTGTTGACCTTCCGTTCCGTGGTCGAGGTCGACGGCGAGGAGCACGCGATCAAGGTCGGCGTCGAATACCCTACCGGCAGCGGAAAATTCTATTACGAAAGCGCCAAGATGGAGGCGATACAGCCGCCCCCGGTACCTGCAGTGTTGCAGCAAATACAGGTGCTGGACGGCTATTTCCCGGCGTTGCCTGAAGGCATGGCCCCGTACATGGAAAAACCGGCGGAAGCTCTGGCTGCTCCGCCAGCGCAAATTCCCGCTGCGCCGGCGCCTCAGGGCACTCAAGCACAAAATGCGAAGGAGCTATAA
- a CDS encoding serine/threonine protein kinase — MNLDKNPENRVCPGCGTENPLVALAQRDYRCSQCNLEMAHLDVAANGVIRGVFGWLREVGSTIGERYRVVAVLGKGGFGATYLVEDLRLNAKRRAIKEVPELLFDEYETTLLSRLNHPSIPDIIDRSVADGMVYLVLEFGGSKTLSSERKQYPGRIPLDILLPWMRQLCEVLIYLHSQKPPIIHRDLKPDNVLLDENGRIMLIDFGIAKESTPSTMTRTIGRAATHGFSPPEQAMGTGTDERSDIYALSATFYALLTGQNPPAAHERVAGKDLIAPSQLAPGVPPLLEAAILRALNLNVNLRQQTMQEFGQTLAAIDPGMPGPATQSAQYTDRTVLVSRRTGATGLHPPSLKLPSEPVSLTLPKSAPSAAIPPAHIATDSNRKALWLMAGVSFALAATLAIAYFLWPAAKDESTRIAGTQAPGQTLDLLPPLPQLPVAVQPTAEPEKATPTPVPAPSTSVAAIMPTPTPGGSAAAAFEEELKKKGGSPEIKPIPGPSSQAENTLYRTREASTPKNIAAAPKPKPVVKRKEPTRQVAKRNSGGNNDSWLDDFSSSGVRVK; from the coding sequence ATGAATCTCGATAAAAATCCGGAAAATCGCGTCTGCCCCGGCTGCGGTACTGAAAACCCTCTCGTCGCCCTGGCGCAACGCGACTACCGTTGCAGCCAGTGCAATCTCGAAATGGCGCATCTCGACGTCGCCGCGAACGGCGTGATTCGCGGCGTCTTCGGCTGGCTGCGCGAGGTCGGCAGCACGATCGGCGAGCGCTACCGGGTTGTCGCAGTGCTCGGCAAGGGCGGTTTCGGCGCCACCTATCTGGTCGAAGACCTGCGCCTAAACGCCAAACGGCGGGCGATCAAAGAGGTGCCGGAACTGTTGTTCGACGAGTACGAAACCACTTTGCTGAGCCGTCTGAATCATCCATCGATCCCGGACATCATCGACCGCAGCGTCGCGGACGGCATGGTTTATCTGGTACTCGAATTCGGCGGCAGCAAGACACTGAGCAGCGAGCGCAAGCAATATCCGGGGCGCATTCCGCTCGACATTTTGTTGCCGTGGATGCGGCAGTTGTGCGAAGTGTTGATTTATTTGCATTCGCAAAAGCCTCCGATCATCCACCGCGACCTGAAGCCGGACAACGTGCTGCTCGATGAAAACGGCCGTATCATGTTGATCGACTTCGGCATCGCGAAGGAATCGACCCCGTCGACGATGACCCGGACGATCGGCCGCGCCGCGACGCACGGCTTCAGTCCGCCCGAGCAGGCAATGGGCACCGGCACCGACGAACGATCGGACATCTATGCGCTGAGCGCTACCTTTTATGCGCTATTGACCGGGCAGAATCCGCCCGCCGCGCACGAGCGCGTCGCCGGTAAGGATCTGATCGCGCCGTCGCAGTTGGCGCCCGGCGTGCCGCCGCTGCTGGAAGCGGCGATTCTGCGCGCGTTGAACCTGAACGTGAATCTGCGTCAGCAAACGATGCAGGAATTCGGCCAAACCCTCGCCGCGATCGATCCCGGTATGCCCGGTCCTGCGACGCAAAGCGCCCAATACACCGACCGTACCGTGCTGGTCAGCCGGCGGACCGGCGCGACCGGGCTGCATCCGCCGAGCCTGAAACTACCGAGCGAGCCGGTTTCGTTAACCTTGCCGAAATCGGCGCCTTCGGCCGCAATACCCCCCGCCCACATCGCAACCGATTCGAATCGAAAAGCACTCTGGCTGATGGCCGGCGTTTCGTTCGCCCTCGCCGCGACGTTGGCGATCGCCTATTTTTTGTGGCCCGCCGCGAAAGACGAATCCACCCGAATCGCCGGGACGCAAGCGCCTGGTCAGACCCTCGACTTGCTCCCGCCATTGCCGCAATTACCCGTCGCGGTGCAGCCGACCGCCGAGCCCGAAAAGGCCACCCCGACCCCGGTACCCGCTCCGTCTACCAGCGTTGCTGCGATTATGCCAACACCGACTCCCGGGGGTAGCGCCGCGGCCGCCTTCGAAGAGGAATTAAAAAAGAAAGGAGGAAGCCCAGAAATCAAACCGATACCCGGCCCCTCTTCGCAAGCCGAAAACACTTTGTATAGGACGCGAGAGGCAAGTACACCGAAAAACATCGCCGCAGCGCCCAAACCCAAACCGGTGGTCAAGCGCAAGGAACCGACACGGCAGGTGGCAAAACGAAATTCCGGCGGCAATAATGACAGTTGGCTAGACGATTTCAGCAGTAGTGGTGTCAGGGTCAAATGA
- a CDS encoding FHA domain-containing protein encodes MSQIVVEFRSSFTRSSATATFTDGKDYVAGSNPACDLPLQGQDVKAEHARLSFTLDGLFVSPFADARITVNGHSAVGKTKLSDGDWLALGATLFQVNFLDHPTGTSPFAAPASPKSGVLTIGRIPECDLEIASPLVSREHARLYCDANGVEIEDLNSTNGTFVNGRQIEGRLRLKQGDRVSIASFGFLFTGQALEPIDTSGRVRVEVQGLCKEVFDRSTKQSKRLLDDISLAIEPGEFVVLFGTSGSGKSTLLDALNGRRPATSGKVLYNGIDLYGAFDAFRATIGYVPQQDIVHRKITIQNALKYTARLRLPPDTSDREIGGYIGSVLSKVELSEKSALPIDTPAPLSGGQLKRVSLAVELVANPNILFLDEVTSGLDAGTDKRMMRLFADLAADEKTVVCVTHTLENIDVCHLVVLLHKGKLVYFGPPREAAAYFGVQKLSDVYELLEASPANLWADKFRQSSYYQNYVLARMTSPASALNSATQPIPPNEAKNRRWFDWRQTGTLIRRYLDLIASDKKNLLILLLQAPLIAVIIGLVFNTDGLPAQRAEAESKIFFILVLSAIWFGTLNSARELVKELPIYLRERSVNLGITPYLTSKLLPLAALCLIQCALLFGIVSLMVDLPGGFFARVAVLFSAAMAATCMGLAVSAFVDSNDKAVATAPILLIPQVVLSNAVVILSDGGLWVAKTSVIAYWALDAMKTTLSLQSRSVQYPFTGKLIVPISGTFGADLGMVALLGIVFIGIAVLGLKLKDRRK; translated from the coding sequence ATGTCGCAGATCGTCGTAGAGTTTCGCAGTTCCTTTACCCGGTCGTCCGCGACGGCGACTTTTACCGACGGGAAAGACTACGTCGCAGGCAGCAATCCGGCTTGCGATCTGCCTTTGCAAGGCCAGGACGTCAAAGCGGAACATGCCAGGCTGTCGTTTACTCTCGACGGCTTGTTCGTAAGCCCGTTTGCGGACGCTCGGATCACGGTCAACGGCCATTCCGCCGTCGGCAAAACAAAACTTTCCGACGGCGACTGGCTTGCGCTCGGCGCAACGCTGTTCCAAGTCAATTTTCTAGATCACCCTACCGGGACCTCGCCATTCGCAGCCCCTGCGTCCCCAAAATCCGGCGTGCTGACGATAGGCCGGATTCCCGAATGCGATCTCGAAATCGCTTCGCCTTTGGTGTCGAGAGAACACGCACGACTCTATTGCGACGCAAACGGCGTCGAAATCGAAGATCTCAACAGTACCAACGGCACCTTCGTGAATGGCCGACAGATCGAAGGCCGCCTGCGCCTGAAGCAGGGCGACCGTGTCTCGATCGCCTCGTTCGGTTTTCTGTTTACCGGACAAGCACTGGAGCCGATCGACACCTCCGGTCGGGTCCGGGTCGAAGTGCAAGGTTTGTGCAAGGAAGTCTTCGACCGCTCGACCAAACAGTCAAAGCGCCTGCTCGACGACATTAGTCTCGCGATAGAACCGGGCGAGTTCGTCGTACTTTTCGGCACCAGCGGCTCCGGTAAATCGACTTTGCTCGATGCATTGAACGGCCGGCGCCCGGCCACTAGCGGCAAGGTGCTCTACAACGGCATCGATTTGTACGGCGCCTTCGACGCGTTTCGGGCCACGATCGGCTACGTGCCGCAGCAGGACATCGTGCATCGGAAGATTACGATTCAAAACGCGCTGAAATATACCGCCCGCTTGCGCCTGCCGCCGGATACCTCGGATCGGGAAATCGGCGGCTACATCGGCAGCGTGTTGAGCAAGGTTGAATTGAGCGAAAAGAGTGCCTTGCCGATCGATACGCCGGCACCGCTCAGCGGCGGCCAGTTGAAGCGAGTCAGCTTGGCCGTCGAGCTGGTCGCGAATCCGAACATTCTGTTTCTCGACGAAGTTACCAGCGGCCTCGACGCCGGCACCGATAAACGCATGATGCGTCTGTTCGCGGATCTCGCGGCCGATGAAAAGACGGTCGTCTGCGTCACCCACACGCTCGAAAACATCGACGTCTGTCATCTTGTCGTGCTGTTGCACAAAGGCAAACTGGTCTATTTCGGCCCGCCGCGCGAAGCTGCGGCCTATTTCGGCGTGCAGAAACTGTCCGATGTCTACGAATTACTCGAAGCGAGCCCGGCAAACCTGTGGGCGGACAAGTTCCGGCAGTCGTCGTATTATCAGAATTACGTACTCGCGCGCATGACATCGCCTGCGTCCGCGCTGAATTCGGCCACCCAGCCGATCCCCCCGAATGAGGCGAAAAACCGCCGTTGGTTCGACTGGCGGCAGACCGGCACCTTGATACGGCGTTATCTCGACCTGATCGCTTCCGACAAGAAAAATTTATTGATCCTGCTCTTGCAGGCGCCGCTAATCGCGGTGATCATCGGGCTGGTATTCAATACCGACGGTTTGCCCGCGCAGCGCGCGGAAGCCGAGAGCAAGATCTTCTTCATCCTGGTGCTTTCCGCGATCTGGTTCGGTACCTTGAATTCGGCTCGGGAATTGGTCAAGGAATTACCGATTTATCTGCGCGAACGTTCGGTCAACTTGGGCATTACGCCTTATTTGACCAGCAAGCTGCTGCCTTTGGCCGCATTGTGCCTGATCCAGTGCGCACTGCTGTTCGGCATCGTCTCGCTGATGGTCGACTTGCCCGGCGGCTTTTTCGCGCGCGTCGCGGTGTTGTTTTCGGCGGCGATGGCCGCCACCTGCATGGGCCTTGCGGTCAGCGCCTTCGTCGACTCGAACGACAAGGCAGTCGCGACTGCGCCGATTTTATTGATTCCGCAAGTGGTGCTGTCGAACGCGGTGGTGATTTTGAGCGATGGCGGCTTGTGGGTCGCAAAGACGAGTGTGATCGCTTATTGGGCCCTCGATGCGATGAAAACCACGTTGAGCTTGCAAAGCCGCAGCGTGCAATATCCTTTCACCGGCAAGCTGATCGTGCCGATTTCCGGCACTTTCGGCGCCGACCTCGGCATGGTTGCGTTGCTCGGCATCGTGTTCATCGGGATCGCGGTGCTCGGGCTCAAATTAAAGGATCGCAGGAAATAG
- a CDS encoding class I SAM-dependent methyltransferase, which produces MYRFDIINLFIKKHGYQRYLEIGVEGGDAFNSSLCPTKHGVDPASVNATFRITSDEFFGMLADHIRYDLIFVDGLHTEEQAQRDIENALRHLSENGTIIVHDCDPPTEWHQRSYEEALQNGCRQWNGTTWRAFVNLRASRPDLSMCVVNTDWGCGIVRRGTQTPLALPPAYTYADFAKHRTEWLNLISEQDFLASLA; this is translated from the coding sequence ATGTACCGATTCGACATTATCAATCTATTTATCAAAAAACACGGTTATCAGCGTTATCTGGAAATCGGCGTAGAGGGCGGCGATGCTTTCAATAGCTCCCTCTGCCCGACAAAGCATGGCGTTGACCCGGCCTCGGTAAACGCCACATTCCGTATCACCTCCGATGAATTTTTCGGCATGCTGGCGGATCATATCCGTTACGACTTGATTTTTGTCGATGGCCTCCATACGGAGGAGCAAGCGCAGCGCGATATCGAGAATGCCCTGCGGCATCTGTCCGAGAACGGAACCATTATCGTCCATGACTGCGATCCACCCACGGAATGGCATCAACGCAGCTATGAGGAAGCCTTGCAGAACGGCTGCCGCCAGTGGAACGGCACGACCTGGCGGGCTTTCGTCAATTTACGCGCCTCCCGACCCGATTTGAGCATGTGCGTAGTCAATACCGACTGGGGTTGCGGCATCGTCCGGCGCGGCACTCAAACTCCGCTGGCATTGCCGCCCGCCTATACTTACGCCGACTTCGCCAAGCACCGTACCGAGTGGCTGAATCTTATTTCCGAACAAGATTTTCTGGCAAGCCTGGCGTAA
- the phoU gene encoding phosphate signaling complex protein PhoU, with amino-acid sequence MENSKIGQHISAQFNKEIEDIRNKVLTMGGLVEQQLELAMQSFSTGDIEMAELVIKQDNQVDALEVEIDRECTQILALRQPAAFDLRLLLTVIKVINELEIVGDLAERIAKLAIQSADSDGRIDQYYEIQHMANLVKDMLHRALDAFARMSIEDVPAITGLDDNVDREYSSIIRQLITHMMEDPRNITRTLNVLWTVRAMERIGDHACYICEHLIYMVKGEAVRHLSREEMAKKVKGG; translated from the coding sequence ATGGAAAACAGTAAGATCGGACAGCATATCTCCGCCCAGTTCAACAAGGAAATCGAAGACATCCGCAACAAGGTGCTGACTATGGGCGGACTCGTCGAACAGCAACTGGAGCTGGCGATGCAGTCCTTTTCGACGGGCGACATCGAAATGGCCGAGCTGGTGATCAAGCAGGACAATCAGGTCGATGCGCTGGAAGTCGAGATCGATCGCGAATGTACGCAGATCCTGGCGCTTCGGCAGCCGGCCGCGTTCGATCTGCGTTTGCTGCTGACCGTGATCAAGGTGATCAACGAACTGGAAATCGTCGGTGATCTGGCCGAGCGGATCGCAAAACTGGCGATCCAGTCGGCCGACAGCGACGGTCGAATCGATCAGTATTACGAGATCCAGCACATGGCGAATCTGGTCAAGGACATGCTGCACCGGGCACTCGACGCATTCGCGCGGATGAGCATCGAGGACGTTCCGGCGATTACCGGCCTGGACGACAACGTCGACCGCGAATATTCGAGCATCATCCGCCAGTTGATCACGCACATGATGGAAGACCCGCGCAACATCACCCGCACGCTGAACGTGCTGTGGACCGTGCGCGCGATGGAACGGATCGGCGACCATGCCTGCTACATCTGCGAGCATCTGATCTACATGGTCAAGGGCGAGGCGGTGCGCCATTTGAGCCGGGAAGAAATGGCGAAGAAAGTCAAGGGGGGGTGA
- the pstB gene encoding phosphate ABC transporter ATP-binding protein PstB, with protein MTTAQQARTHAIDMKSILRDTKGQAETGFSEVCIRVDNLSLFYGEKQALHHINMDIQKQKVTAYIGPSGCGKSTLLRCINRMNDLVDSARIEGRILLDNENIYDKSVNVAALRRRVGMVFQKPNPFPKSIFENVAYGLRIQGINDKRTLEETVEKALRGAALWDEMKDRLNDNALGMSGGQQQRLVIARAIAIEPEVLLLDEPASALDPISTLKIEELINELKEQYTIVIVTHNMQQAARVSDLTAFMYMGELIEMGPTSELFTNPKKQQTEDYITGRYG; from the coding sequence ATGACAACAGCACAACAAGCACGTACCCATGCGATCGACATGAAGTCGATCCTGCGCGATACGAAAGGCCAGGCCGAGACCGGGTTTTCCGAAGTCTGCATCCGGGTCGACAATTTGAGCCTGTTTTACGGAGAAAAACAGGCCCTGCACCACATCAACATGGACATTCAGAAACAGAAGGTAACCGCCTACATCGGCCCGAGCGGCTGCGGCAAATCGACGCTGCTGCGCTGCATCAACCGGATGAACGATCTGGTCGACAGCGCCCGGATCGAAGGCCGGATCCTGCTGGACAACGAGAACATCTACGATAAGTCGGTGAATGTCGCGGCGTTGCGCCGGCGCGTCGGGATGGTGTTCCAGAAGCCGAACCCGTTCCCGAAATCGATCTTCGAAAACGTTGCCTACGGCCTCAGGATTCAGGGCATCAACGATAAAAGAACGCTCGAAGAAACGGTCGAAAAGGCGTTGCGCGGCGCGGCGCTCTGGGATGAAATGAAGGATCGCCTGAACGACAATGCGCTCGGGATGTCCGGCGGCCAGCAGCAGCGTCTGGTGATCGCGCGCGCGATTGCGATCGAGCCCGAGGTGCTGCTGCTCGACGAGCCGGCGTCGGCGCTGGATCCGATCTCGACCCTGAAAATCGAGGAATTGATCAACGAGCTGAAAGAACAATACACGATCGTGATCGTGACGCACAACATGCAACAGGCGGCGCGGGTATCCGATCTCACCGCCTTTATGTACATGGGCGAACTGATCGAGATGGGCCCGACCAGCGAACTGTTCACGAATCCGAAAAAACAGCAGACAGAAGATTACATCACCGGCCGTTATGGTTAA
- the pstA gene encoding phosphate ABC transporter permease PstA has product MIKSWFKSGNPWVWLTASAVSACLIMVLGVLGLILVRGIGNFWPGGLMQFSYQEDGGQVHEVIGELIDTSVTPAAMAQVAGFAMTDDEDVLVQYQIKTGNRDVSGSDFRWIQERRIKRQSTPPELIAVERREWGNFYGRLVAVKEGGKVIAEGPGAMPVLQERLEAALDIFEKIAHLEKKEIGAVNYGLERLRLERRKLELEKRWDAASEQRIAAEKAVLDGEYKKFQTELVARYRDIRKDSFVAAADDGSEHEIALAKVVRVYQPNEMSVFGKIGHYFTKFAEFLADDPREANTEGGIFPAIYGTILMVIVMSIIVTPFGVIAAVYLREYAKQGFTTRLIRIAVNNLAGVPSVVYGVFGLGFFVYILGGKIDRLFYPEASPAPVFGTPGLMWASITLALLTLPVVIVSTEEGLARIPKSIREGSLALGATKFETLWRTVLPMASPAMMTGLILAVARAAGEVAPLMLVGVVKLAPSLPLDGNFPFLHLERKFMHLGFHIYDVGFQSPNVEAARPLVYATSLLLVLVIIGLNLSAILIRNHLREKYRALEG; this is encoded by the coding sequence ATGATCAAATCGTGGTTTAAAAGCGGCAATCCGTGGGTATGGTTGACGGCTTCGGCGGTCAGCGCCTGCCTGATCATGGTGCTGGGCGTATTGGGATTGATCCTGGTACGCGGAATCGGCAATTTCTGGCCGGGCGGCCTGATGCAGTTCAGTTACCAGGAAGACGGCGGGCAAGTGCATGAAGTGATCGGCGAGCTGATCGATACCAGCGTCACGCCGGCGGCGATGGCGCAAGTGGCCGGTTTTGCGATGACCGACGACGAAGACGTGCTGGTCCAGTATCAAATCAAGACCGGCAATCGCGATGTATCCGGTTCGGATTTCCGCTGGATCCAGGAACGCCGGATCAAACGGCAAAGTACGCCTCCCGAACTGATCGCGGTCGAACGGCGGGAGTGGGGTAATTTCTACGGCCGGCTGGTCGCCGTCAAGGAAGGAGGCAAGGTAATCGCCGAAGGGCCGGGGGCGATGCCGGTGCTGCAGGAACGCCTGGAGGCGGCGCTGGACATTTTCGAGAAGATTGCCCATCTCGAAAAAAAGGAAATCGGCGCGGTCAACTACGGGCTGGAGCGGCTGCGTCTGGAGCGGCGCAAACTGGAGTTGGAGAAGCGCTGGGACGCGGCCTCGGAGCAGCGTATCGCGGCCGAGAAAGCGGTTTTGGACGGAGAATATAAAAAATTCCAAACCGAATTGGTGGCGCGGTATCGCGACATCCGCAAGGACAGTTTCGTCGCGGCCGCGGACGACGGCAGCGAACACGAGATCGCGCTGGCCAAGGTCGTCCGGGTTTATCAGCCGAACGAAATGAGCGTATTCGGCAAAATCGGCCATTATTTCACCAAGTTCGCCGAGTTTCTGGCCGACGATCCGCGCGAGGCGAACACCGAAGGCGGCATTTTTCCGGCGATTTACGGCACCATTCTGATGGTGATTGTCATGTCGATCATCGTGACGCCGTTCGGCGTGATCGCGGCGGTGTATCTGCGCGAATACGCGAAACAGGGTTTCACGACCCGGCTGATCCGGATCGCGGTGAACAATCTGGCCGGGGTGCCTTCCGTCGTTTACGGCGTGTTCGGCCTTGGATTCTTCGTTTACATCCTGGGCGGCAAGATCGACCGCCTGTTTTATCCGGAAGCCTCGCCCGCGCCGGTATTCGGTACCCCCGGCCTGATGTGGGCGTCGATCACGCTGGCGCTGTTGACGCTGCCGGTCGTGATCGTGTCGACCGAAGAAGGTCTGGCGCGCATTCCCAAATCGATCCGCGAGGGCAGTCTGGCGCTCGGCGCGACCAAGTTTGAAACGCTTTGGCGGACGGTGCTGCCTATGGCAAGTCCCGCAATGATGACCGGCCTGATCCTGGCGGTCGCGCGAGCGGCCGGCGAAGTGGCGCCGCTGATGCTGGTCGGCGTGGTCAAACTGGCGCCGTCGCTGCCTCTGGACGGCAATTTCCCATTTTTGCATCTGGAAAGAAAATTCATGCACCTCGGCTTTCATATCTACGACGTGGGCTTCCAGAGCCCGAATGTCGAGGCGGCGCGTCCCTTGGTCTATGCGACATCGCTGCTGCTGGTCCTGGTGATTATCGGGCTCAATCTGTCTGCGATCCTGATCCGCAATCATCTGAGGGAAAAATATCGAGCTCTTGAAGGTTAA